Proteins encoded within one genomic window of Synechococcus sp. PCC 7335:
- a CDS encoding UDP-glucuronic acid decarboxylase family protein, translating into MRILVTGGAGFIGSHLIDRLMSANHEVICLDNFYTGHKRNILRWMDNPYFELIRHDITEPIRLEVDQIYHLACPASPVHYQYNPVKTVKTNVVGTLNMLGLAKRVKARFFLASTSEVYGDPEVHPQPEEYRGSVNPIGIRSCYDEGKRMAETLSFDYHRQNDVDIRVVRIFNTYGPRMLENDGRVVSNFIVQALSGQPLTVYGDGSQTRSFCYVSDLVEGFIRLMNSEHTGPINIGNPGEYTILQLAQTIQKMVNPDVEVQYRPLPQDDPKRRKPDITKAEKLLGWQPTVDLEAGLEKTIADFRSRMDAAGTLSESLKAST; encoded by the coding sequence ATGAGAATTCTAGTCACAGGGGGTGCTGGCTTCATCGGCTCCCATTTGATCGACCGACTGATGTCAGCAAACCATGAGGTTATCTGTCTTGATAACTTCTACACCGGTCACAAGCGCAATATTCTGCGCTGGATGGACAACCCCTACTTTGAACTAATTCGTCACGATATCACCGAGCCGATTCGCTTGGAAGTGGATCAGATCTATCACTTGGCTTGTCCTGCTTCCCCTGTCCACTATCAATACAATCCTGTCAAGACCGTCAAAACAAATGTGGTAGGAACGCTCAACATGCTGGGGCTAGCCAAACGAGTTAAAGCTCGCTTCTTCCTTGCCTCGACTTCTGAAGTGTATGGCGATCCCGAAGTGCATCCTCAGCCCGAAGAATATCGAGGTAGTGTCAATCCCATCGGCATCCGCAGTTGCTACGACGAAGGCAAGCGCATGGCCGAGACCCTCTCTTTTGACTATCATCGTCAAAACGACGTTGACATTCGAGTCGTGCGTATCTTTAATACCTACGGACCCCGCATGCTAGAGAACGACGGCCGGGTAGTCAGCAACTTCATTGTTCAAGCGTTGAGCGGTCAGCCATTGACGGTATACGGCGATGGCTCACAGACTCGCAGCTTTTGCTACGTCTCCGATCTAGTAGAAGGGTTCATCCGCTTGATGAACAGCGAGCACACAGGCCCTATCAACATTGGCAACCCTGGAGAGTACACCATCCTTCAGCTAGCTCAAACCATTCAAAAGATGGTGAATCCAGATGTAGAAGTCCAGTATCGTCCTTTGCCCCAAGACGATCCAAAACGAAGAAAGCCTGATATTACCAAAGCCGAGAAGCTGTTAGGTTGGCAGCCAACTGTAGATTTAGAAGCCGGGCTAGAAAAAACCATTGCCGATTTTAGAAGCCGGATGGACGCTGCTGGCACCTTAAGCGAGAGTTTAAAGGCATCGACATAA
- the lepA gene encoding translation elongation factor 4: MTDVPVSRLRNFSIIAHIDHGKSTLADRLLQETGTVSARDMKAQFLDSMDIERERGITIKLQAARMRYTAKDGEQYVLNLIDTPGHVDFTYEVSRSLAACEGALLVVDASQGVEAQTLANVYLAIENDLEVIPVLNKVDLPGADPERVKQEIEEVVGLDCSNAVMASAKEGIGITEILESITYLVPSPADNTQAPVRALIFDSYYDSYRGVIVYFRVMDGAIRSRDRIRLMASGKEYDIDELGVLSPNQVPVDELHAGEVGYIAASIKSVEDARVGDTITLVKTPAEEPLAGYIEAKPMVFCGLFPTDSDQYEDLREALDKLRLNDAALQYEPETSSAMGFGFRCGFLGLLHMEIVQERLEREYNLDLITTAPSVIYRVYTVQGEVIEVDNPSLLPEPQYREKIEEPYVKVDIITPEEFVGTLMELCQTRRGDFQDMKYLTPGRTTLVYELPLAEVVTDFFDQMKSRSRGYASMEYQLIGYRENNLVKLDVKINGDTVDPLAAIVHRDKAYYVGRALTEKLKELIPRHQFKIPVQASIGSRIIASESIPALRKDVLAKCYGGDISRKKKLLKKQAKGKKRLKSIGTVDVPQEAFMAVLKLT; the protein is encoded by the coding sequence TGACTGACGTACCTGTCTCACGACTGCGCAATTTCTCTATCATCGCCCACATTGACCACGGCAAATCCACCCTGGCTGATAGGCTTCTACAGGAAACAGGCACAGTCAGTGCTCGTGATATGAAGGCACAGTTTCTCGATTCAATGGACATTGAACGAGAGCGCGGTATCACTATCAAGCTACAAGCTGCCCGAATGAGATATACCGCCAAAGATGGCGAGCAGTACGTGCTCAACTTGATCGATACGCCTGGGCACGTAGATTTTACCTATGAAGTATCTAGATCGCTGGCTGCTTGTGAAGGAGCGTTGTTGGTCGTCGATGCCTCACAAGGGGTAGAAGCTCAAACGCTAGCCAACGTCTATCTAGCGATTGAAAACGATCTAGAAGTGATCCCGGTGTTGAATAAGGTGGATCTCCCGGGCGCTGATCCTGAAAGGGTGAAGCAGGAAATTGAAGAAGTCGTTGGACTTGATTGTAGTAATGCGGTGATGGCCTCGGCGAAAGAAGGCATTGGCATTACTGAGATCTTGGAATCAATTACGTATTTGGTACCGTCACCAGCAGACAATACGCAAGCACCTGTGCGGGCTTTAATTTTTGATAGTTATTACGACAGCTATCGCGGGGTAATTGTGTATTTTCGGGTGATGGATGGTGCGATCAGAAGTCGCGATCGCATCCGTCTAATGGCTTCTGGCAAAGAATACGACATTGACGAACTCGGCGTGCTTTCACCTAACCAGGTGCCAGTAGATGAGCTGCATGCGGGCGAAGTGGGTTATATTGCAGCCTCAATTAAGTCGGTAGAAGATGCACGCGTTGGCGATACGATTACGCTAGTTAAGACACCTGCCGAAGAGCCCTTAGCTGGCTATATAGAAGCAAAACCTATGGTCTTTTGCGGCCTTTTCCCTACCGATTCTGATCAGTATGAGGATTTGCGCGAGGCGCTAGACAAGCTCCGGCTCAACGACGCAGCTTTACAGTATGAGCCAGAGACATCTAGCGCTATGGGCTTCGGCTTTCGCTGCGGGTTCTTAGGCCTATTGCATATGGAGATTGTGCAAGAAAGGCTAGAGCGCGAGTACAATCTCGATCTGATTACGACGGCGCCGTCAGTTATCTACAGGGTCTACACAGTTCAAGGGGAAGTCATTGAGGTTGATAATCCTAGTCTGCTACCTGAGCCGCAGTATCGAGAGAAAATTGAAGAGCCCTATGTGAAGGTAGATATCATTACGCCCGAAGAATTCGTCGGCACGCTGATGGAACTATGCCAAACGCGCCGAGGAGATTTCCAAGATATGAAGTATCTAACGCCAGGACGGACAACGCTGGTGTATGAACTACCGCTAGCAGAAGTGGTGACAGACTTTTTTGACCAGATGAAATCGCGATCGCGTGGCTATGCCAGTATGGAGTACCAGCTGATTGGCTACCGAGAGAACAACCTCGTCAAGCTAGATGTCAAAATCAACGGTGATACCGTCGATCCGTTGGCAGCCATCGTTCATCGCGATAAAGCCTACTATGTCGGCCGTGCGCTGACTGAAAAGCTCAAAGAGCTCATTCCGCGTCACCAGTTCAAGATTCCAGTCCAGGCATCGATCGGAAGCCGGATTATTGCTAGTGAGAGCATTCCGGCCTTACGTAAAGACGTGCTGGCAAAATGCTACGGTGGCGACATTTCTAGAAAGAAAAAGCTGCTGAAGAAACAGGCCAAAGGTAAAAAACGGTTGAAATCTATTGGCACTGTCGATGTTCCTCAAGAAGCCTTTATGGCCGTCTTAAAATTGACCTAA